The Punica granatum isolate Tunisia-2019 chromosome 4, ASM765513v2, whole genome shotgun sequence sequence TTCCGTCAACTATCCACAAATTCAACAAAAATGCTAAATTCATATCAATATAAGTGTGATTTTTAAATTGGGAGAATTTTAATATTGTTTATTAGTGGGATTTCTAATTCTCTTTGTTCTGCAGGAATTTGTTTTATCCTTTATGATGTTCaattaaactaattttgttttctaGTCATCAATTTGAGTAACTTGTCAAGTTTTCTCTTCATTTCTCCACTTGACTTTCATTTTTTGGTGATTTTTCTGATAATTTGTATTCTTAACCTTTTATTTGGTTACCGACAATCATTCGATAATTTGCAAGGTGGCAACTTTGTAAATCCCTCCTTCGGCTCCTGATGGAAGTTTAAtcctttttcttatatatggACGTTCACTGCGCGTTCTGTATACACCTGCAATTGAAACAACCAACAGAACAAGAAGAGAACCTGAAGGGCAGAGCAGAAGGTGAGATGGAAGCTGAGGAaacgggtgaacagtgccggGGGAAATGGGTGATAACCAAGGGAGTGTTCGTGGAGGAGCTGAAGAAGTCGAGCTCCATCGCGGCTCCAATGGTGGCGGTGTCGGTGGCGCAGTATACGCTGCAGGTGGTTTCGATGATAATGGTGGGCCACTTGGGACAGCTCCCCCTCTCCGGTGTCGCCATTGCCACCGCCGTCACCAATGTAACCGGCTTCAGCCTTCTCGTAAGCCATCTACTATGACTTTGAACCTCTTTTTAATTCAATCCGTCCTACACTCATTTGCTTCTCTCCTCACTTCCTGAGCAAACTACAAAAACATCGTTGCTGTTCCTGATGAGGTGAATGTGTATTATGCACGGTTCCTATATTTTCTGCATATTGAGATACAGCTTAGTTGTTCACAAGTACAAAATTGACCGACCGAATGTTTTCTTTGTTCTTCCTTTTCATTCCAGTCAGGATTATCAGGCGGATTGGAAACTCTATGCGGGCAGGCTTATGGAGCTCAACAGTACAAGAAGCTCGGAATCTACGCGCAAAGTGCGATCCTCTCGCTCAACCTTGTCTGCGTCCCGATCTCTATCTTCTGGCTCTTCATGGACAGGTTCCTCACCCTCATAGGCCAAGATCCTCAAATCTCACATGAAGCCCAAAAGTACTCAGTCTGCCTCATCCCGGCCCTGTTTGGTGCTGCAGTCCTCAAACCGACAGTTCGGTTCCTCCAGACACAGAGCCTTACGCAACCGATGCTCTTCAGCTCTGTCTCAGTTCTCTGTTTCCATGTTCCTCTGTGTTGGATTCTGGTGTATAAGTTCAAGCTTGGCATAGTCGGGGCAGCACTGGGTTGCGGTGTATCAACATGGTTGAATGTTCTGCTGCTCGGGTTGTACGTGATGTTATCCTCAGATTGTGAGAAGACACGGGTTCAATTGTCTAGGGATGCAGTTCTCAGGGTCCGGGAGTTCTTTCGATATGCTATCCCTTCTGCCGTGATGGTCTGGTATTAGTCTGTACTCTTCCATCAATAAAAACTTGAGGACTCGGAATACTATCATTTTCAGCATTGAAAACCGGTCGTTCTTTCACGTTCCTTTCTTATCCTCTCCATTTTATCGGTCATTGTCATTACTCGCAGTCTTAAGTGGTGGTCGTGCGAGCTGCTAACACTACTGTCTGGGCTGTTACCGAACCCGAAGCTGGAGACTTCAGTGCTTTCAATATGGTATAGGATGAACCATTGATGTTAATTACGTGCTATTATCAGTACAATTACTCAACTGAGAACTGACCACATAAGGCTCTCCGAACAGTCTTACGATCTCCACATTGCACTTTACCATTCCATATGGTTTCGGAGCTGCTGCAAGGTCCGCACTCTTCTATACTTCTCGTTTATTGAACTACTGCATTTGCACAGAGGACTGGATACACACCGTACACGAACCGATGAaaaacattttgaattttgacaGCACACGTGTTTCAAATGAACTCGGGGCCGGGAATCCTCAAGGAGCGAGAAGGGCAGTTTGGGCAACCATGTTTCTTGCAATCATGGAGGCTCTTCTGATAGGAACGACCCTCTTCTGCTGTCGATACGTGTTGGGATACACTTACAGCAGCGAAAAGGAAGTGGTGCATTATGTTGCAGTCATGACTCCTTTCCTTTGCCTCTCCATTGTCATGGACAGTTTGCAAGCAGTCCTCTCCGGTCAGCGAGCTCTCTTTCCATCTTTATGACAAATTCATTTGTTTTACTTCATTTTGATAGTTGGCATGTTGATGGCCCGTACGGCTTGATTAAATGACTTGGACCGGATTAGGTAACCGAGAGGAAACTTGAACCACTTGAAATCGATGTTAAATGATGCCAATTTTTCCAAAACAGTAAGCTCACAGGAAGGTCTCGAACATAATGCGATTTGAGCATTATTGACGCTTCCCTTACGTGAATCTTGATTGGCCAAGTTCAGACAGATGAAACAACCTGGATAAGCAGCAGACATACCAATTCATAAAGAATAGAGAACAAAAAAACCAGGACCTAAATTGTTTTTCAACAATTTACCTCAAacactttattattattattattattattttggatAAGTAAAACACGATTTAACAATAGCGGATAAACACGATTTGATCGTTTGCTATTTCACCACACTGCCACATGGACTTGGCATATCTAGCATCAAAGGAAAGCCGGCATGAACCAGACACGataactctaatttccagCCCTTTTGATTCATGTATGGATTGTCCTTTAAAAAGCTATACGACCTTGACAGCATTCTGCTCAAAAAATGGAAGGCCAAACTCATCACAGGACTACTTTTCGTTGATGTTTGCATTACTTAACAGGGGTTGCCAGAGGAAGCGGGTGCAGCACATCGGAGCATATATCAATCTCGGGGCATTCTATCTGGTCGGACTTCCACTGGGACTAATGTTAGGTTTCGTTGCCCAATTACGGGCTAAGGGATTTTGGATTGGAATCGTGTCCGGAACTGCTGTGCAGTCTGCTCTTCTTGCCCTCATCACAGCTTTCACAGATTGGAGAAAACAGGtaccaagaaaagaaagcGCTTCTACTTATATTCATACATACATCTGACATAGAAATGGTGATTTTTTTGGTTGATCAGGAAAACGTGATGTGATATTATGTAACTACAAAATTTGATTGATTTAGTAACATGCTATTCTAAGACATCAAACATGCATATCCATTTCATTCAATTCAGCGTGCCGAATTAACGCGACCTTAAGATGAGagattatataattttgtaattttgcAGGCGAATAAGGCAAAGCACAGAATATTTCTCGGGAATTCCCCTCAAGAACAAGGTTAAATTGTAGCCATAGATTTTTATctcattatattattattattattattattgaaccTTTTAATTGCTGTCATTGTGAACTACCTTTGCATATGTATATTTTCTAATACATCtgagaaaattaatgaaataatcaACCTTTTACTCGTTCTTATTATTTCATCATCACATGGAACATAACAATTACAAAGAACAGAACATAAATAATTAGATTTTCTCAATAGATCTACAAAAGTAGCACTCCGACCACATTTAGTAAATACCAGTAACACACTACATACCCTTCTCCTTTATTAATTTCCACATCTGGCGGATCGATGTTGGAGCTGACCCTGTTATGGCATATATCAATCGATCATGGACATACGAACTCAGAGAGTAGCATAACTTAGGCGATCTATAACTGCCATAAGCTGATCGATCTTGCTTCAAACTCCTAGTAAGGCGGAGGAGGGCGTCTCCAAGGCGGAGGTGGGGGCCTGTAGGGATCGTAGTAGGGGGGTGGAGGGGGGCCGGGGGGTGGCGGATGAGGGTGGTGATGCGGGGGAGGAGGCGGCGGGTGGTGATGATGGTGGTGTGGGGGCGGTGGCGGATGAGGGTGGTGATGCGGGGGAGGAGGCGGCGGGGGCCCGTACAGGTACGGCGGGGGGCCGTGCGGCGGGGGGCCTGGCGGGGGCGGTGCATAGGGGTCGTGGGGTGGTGGAGGAGGTGGATGATGGTGGTGCCCGTGGAAAGCCATCTTGTTCCTTTGTTGGTAATTGTAGAgggtataatatatataacctTTTGAGGGATTGACAATGAGGATGAGATTTGGAGTTCACACATTGGGATGTTATTGTCAAAGACTGTTAGTTGGTGACACGAAACATGTTGGACCATTAGATGTCCCATAAATTGATCTCGTACCGCAGAACTACTGTAATATCTAAAGTTAATAAGAGcaaagaaaaattttgaagACTACATAAATCATAATATGATTGGCTTGATCTACTGAAATCAGACAAGTTTACGCGGATGTcagaaaaaagacaaaaggtTTCCTTAGCAAAGAAGGGTCTAGTTTTGagtccacatatatatatatatatatatatatatatataaaaggagagagagatgtCAATGCTCCAAAGGAGACGTGAATGATTTGATGATGCTGTGGTCTTattaaaatcaaacaaattttactcttttattaacataaaaaagaagaagaaaatcttTAATGGTAGTTCCGACTAGATTAATATGGACTAAATGAGTTTTTGAATATGTAGATGCACACATAAAAATATCGAACAGATTTTGatctatttaattattttatgtttaGAAGAATCAATTCTTCGGATAATTCAAATTgtttacccaaaaaagaaaaataaataaattccaaATCTAAATGAGGTTTCTGACATAGTATCTTCTGTGGATCTAGAATCTGAACCCATGTGAAGTGCTTCATTTTGGTTATGATATTGATGATCTTGATATTGATGGTCTCCCATTAAATTATTCTGCTAAGATTATGGATCTTCTGAGCTTAAGGAAGAAGAATTTCCCTAAGATTTATAAATCCTTCAATTAGGGAAGTTTGAACAATGGAACTATCCTAAActtctttaaaaattatttcaatctcTCATATATTATCTTTTTCCTTATTTCTACATACAAATTGTGATCAAATATCTCGCAGTCAAAGCCAAATCGATATCATAGTAGAATTAGTATGTGccaataatttaatatatcatGATCTaattgataaaaagaaaatgcgaTCAAGTAATTCTTCTATCAAATAATATTCATTTATCGATTTGTGTTTCCCAACTTTTTTTTACAACcttatgaaataaaaaaaaatagagagaataAACTTTAAGGTACGGTAACCGCGAGAATATCCTATTATAAGCTGTCTCTATTTGTATTGATTCGATAACAGATTGCAATTACACAATAAAGATTGCAATCAAAGATCTCTCACTATAGACCACCCAACACAGGCATGATCTAATAGGAAATAAGTGGCAACTACAAATCATACTTATTCATGGTAAGATTGATCATAGGACACACAACTTCAAGTACGCTAGCTGGCTGGCCAGTACGCTAGAAGGGCGGCGGAGGGCGAGGGCGAGGGCCGGGCGGGCCTGGTGGAGGAGGGTGCCCAAAGGGTGGCCCTGGCGGAGGAGGACCGGGTGGTGGAGGCCCCGGTGGTGGCGGGTGGTGGAATGGTGGAGGAGGCGGCCCGGGAGGTCCTGGAGGTGGCGGTGCGAAAGGGTCGTATGGAGGCGGTGGACCAGGTGGTGGAGGCCCCGGTGGTGGCGGGTGGTGGAATGGTGGAGGAGGCGGCCCTGGAGGTGGTGGTGCGAAAGGGTCATATGGAGGCGGTGGACCGGGTGGCGGAGGACCAGGTGGCGGAGGATCCGGCGGAGGGGGATGGTGGTGGGGGTGATGAGGCATTGTTTGTATTGAACTGTGATGACAGAGAGGGTACTGAATGTGGAGAAGGAAGGGACCCTCTGGTCATATAAAGAGGGGATAGAAGTTTGTAGAAATCACGATAAGATTTTTGAGCAAGGATTGGAATGGTAGATGTAGATTGGAAGTTGAATAACTTTTCTTACAACCTAATAAATAACGAAATTTTCGCGTGTCATGACACCCTCCGATCGATGCAACCGACTTATAACGAAAATAAATACGCTATTGAAAGAGCATAAACTCTAACACGTAGATGGTTAAAAACGAAGATACAATCGAATTCGCCATTTCCTATGGGTCCATCTCCATTTTCTCAGTTCCTTCATaagagggaaaagaaaaactaaaatttatataatttttggaAGATGATTAATCATGCGAAAAAGATTCCTCCGAATGTGCCGAAGCAGGAGGTGCCAATTAATTGCCCATAATCTTGCTAAAATTTACACAACCTGCCATTGTGTCTGCTCGGAGGACTTTTCGCAGGATATAGCAACTGATGATATAAACTTTGGGgaccaaaaggaaaaaagtaaaacttCAGGGTCCAAAAGAATTGAAACTTCCCGCGTACATTCTTATCCACCTAACGGCAACGTCTCCGAGGCGCTCCGCCCGCAGTCTCCcagaaagaggaaaagaagCTGTCCCTCTCCCTTATTCTCTCTCAGGACTTTCCACAAACACCATGAGCTCTAAGTCCCGAGCTGGCAAAGCCCAGAACGAGCCGTTCTGGGCATTGAAGACGACGGCCGGGAGGCGGAGGAAGAATGGTAAGGAGCATTTCCCCATCGTCGAGTACCTCCGGGAGAAGCATCAGCAGCTCGCGGAGCTCGTGGCTGGACCTGGCGCCGGAGCCGGGGTGGGATGCGGCGCGGGATTCGGCCTCGGCATTGCCGGTGGGCTCGGGCTGGGCGAATGGCCTTGGGAAGACCAGCTGAAGGTAGTTTTCGGGGTCGGGATTGGGTGCGGGCTTGGCGTCGGGGTTGGGTATGGGATCGGGATCGGATACGGGTTAAGTGTTCAATCTCTGTCCAGCAAAAAACCGGTTTCCGACGTAGGGATATTAAACCTGTGAGTGGAATCGTAGTTTTCGGCGATTTTGATTTCATTTTCCGTTTTCTGTTATcctattttcccttttttgtaCTGTCTGAATTTTTGGCCACATTTTTTACTCCATTTCTTGCAATTATCATGTGCGGATTCGGTGATCTTTTATGGGCAACATTTCACTATGCGGGATGTAGCGCAATTGCCATATTACGGCACCGGTGAAACCGCTTTGTGGCAGCTAAACCGATGTTCGGGCGCAAATTAGACTGAGCCTACATTGTGATGTAACTGAAAAGAAAGTAGATAATAAATTTACCCGACGAAAACAAAGGAAGTCACGCAACAAATAATGGGAAAACACAAAAGATAACGGGTCTAATACAGTTATTGAAGCTCCTAGGGAAACAATTGTCAAGTCTGAAATGTAAATATTAACGATGTAAGGCGAT is a genomic window containing:
- the LOC116204531 gene encoding fibroin heavy chain — its product is MSSKSRAGKAQNEPFWALKTTAGRRRKNGKEHFPIVEYLREKHQQLAELVAGPGAGAGVGCGAGFGLGIAGGLGLGEWPWEDQLKVVFGVGIGCGLGVGVGYGIGIGYGLSVQSLSSKKPVSDVGILNL
- the LOC116204529 gene encoding LOW QUALITY PROTEIN: protein DETOXIFICATION 14-like (The sequence of the model RefSeq protein was modified relative to this genomic sequence to represent the inferred CDS: inserted 1 base in 1 codon), producing the protein MDVHCAFCIHLQLKQPTEQEENLKGRAEGEMEAEETGEQCRGKWVITKGVFVEELKKSSSIAAPMVAVSVAQYTLQVVSMIMVGHLGQLPLSGVAIATAVTNVTGFSLLSGLSGGLETLCGQAYGAQQYKKLGIYAQSAILSLNLVCVPISIFWLFMDRFLTLIGQDPQISHEAQKYSVCLIPALFGAAVLKPTVRFLQTQSLTQPMLFSSVSVLCFHVPLCWILVYKFKLGIVGAALGCGVSTWLNVLLLGLYVMLSSDCEKTRVQLSRDAVLRVREFFRYAIPSAVMVCLKWWSCELLTLLSGLLPNPKLETSVLSICLTISTLHFTIPYGFGAAASTRVSNELGAGNPQGARRAVWATMFLAIMEALLIGTTLFCCRYVLGYTYSSEKEVVHYVAVMTPFLCLSIVMDSLQAVLSGVARGSGXQHIGAYINLGAFYLVGLPLGLMLGFVAQLRAKGFWIGIVSGTAVQSALLALITAFTDWRKQANKAKHRIFLGNSPQEQG